GACTCTTTAATCGGGGAAATGAGTATTATAGAAGATGATGGACTCATACCAAAGGGAATAAAATTAGTTGTTGGAGATAATTCCAAAATTAGTTTATAGATTTATACCAATTTATTGTCTTTTTTAAACCAACATTTATTGGAGTTTTTGGTTCCCACCCAAGTTTAATTTTTGTTTTAAAATTGTCAAACTTTTGAACAGATGAATCAAATGATTTTTTTGATATATATTTTATTTTTATTTTGGGGTTAATCATATTCCTTATAATTTCTGCAATTTCTAAAACACTTAAATGGTCCTTTCCAACTATATTGAAAATTTCACCCTCTACATTCTTTTTATTAGCTGCCATCCAAATAGCTTCTAAAGTATCATCAACATAAAGCCAAAACTTCTTTTTCTCCCCATCACCAAAAATCTTTAGAGGTTTTCCTTTAAGAGCATTTGTTATTAAATTCGGTATAAGTTTATTTGTTCCCTGCATGGGTCCATATTGATTAGAAAGTCTCAATATGACTACTGGTATCTTATATAGTTTGAAATAAGTTATTGCAAGGATGTCTGCTGAAGCCTTACTTGAGGCATAAGGATTTTCCGGAATTAGTGGACTATTTTCATCAACCTTCAAACTATTGCCATATACCTCAACCGAAGATATTAATATTAATTTTTTAATGGGATATTTTCTTGCTAATTCAAGTAAATTGAATGTCCCAAAAATATTGGTTTCTATATATTTTTCTGGTAAAGAAACGCTTTCACTTATACTCGATGGACCAGCAAAATTAAAAATTAAATCAGCATACTTCATCTTAAATACATCATTATTATTTCTTATATCTCCCCTGAATTCGTTAAATTTAATTTTATGTTTTTTGACCCAATTAATGAAATTGGAACCTATAAATCCTCTTGATCCAGTCACCCATATTTCAGGTTTATTCATAAGGTAGTTATTGAATTTATATTTTTAATTTATTATTATTTGTGAAAAGAATGAAAGTTTCAATTATTACACCTTTTGTTGTGCCCAACAGAAAAGTTCTTAATATGCTTAAATCTTGCAAGAAACAAACTTATAAAAATATAGAAATATTGGCCGTAAGTGAGAAGACTGATTTAAAAATGGATGGCATTAAGTCCATTTATGTCCCTCATGAAAAGGATGTTGGAAAAAAAAGAAATATAGGTGCCAAGGAAGCAAAAGGAGAAATCCTATTTTTTGTGGATTGTGATTGTGTACTGATGCCAGACACCGTACAAAAATTAGTCGAAATTTTCAAAGAAAAAGGAACCGATGCTGTGACTGGTAAGCCAATTGCACCAATAAAAGGAAAAATATTGGGTATAGTCACGGGATGGGAATATGAAGATAGATTTGATGAGATGGGTGAGAATTTTGTTGATGTTGCTGCAACCACATGTTTAGGTGTTAAAAGAAGTGCATTTCTAGATATTGGAGGTTTTGATGTTTATAGTGAAAAGGATTTGGCTGTTGGTGAGGATTGGGATTTCTCGGTTAGATTTAGAAAAAGGGGTTATAAAATATTCCATACAAACAAAGTTATTGTTATCCATGATCATGGTGATGAAACTCTTAGGCACTGGTTAAAAAGAAGAATACAACATTCCAAATACAGGATAGTTCATTTGAAAAAATATGGGAAAAGTTTTGACCAATATTCAAGTTTTAGGATGATGGTAGAAAGTACAATTTTCTTATCGGTCCCGATAATGTTTAGAATACTAAAAAAGAGGAGAGACTTTAGGGTGTTTATACTCCCATTCTTTGCATTTTTGAGAAACATTGCATGGAGCATAGGGGTTATCAGTGGATTTATAGAATTTAGAAGAAGAAGTATTATCTCTTCAAAATGATTTTCAATACAAATTTCATAAAAACTTTTCCAGCCTTTATTGTCCTTTTTGCTTCATCCTTATTTGAAAGCATCTTCTTAAAAGCTTTTATAAAAAATTTCGGCCTAAAATAGAATATAATTTTAGCCCTATGTGTCCATTCTAAAATCTCCTTAGCAGAAAGTTCTGGAGTAGAAATTACACAGTTATGCCAGCCTTCAATTGTAGACCATTTTCTGAAATCTTCCGTTACTAAATAATTATTTTTCTTTGCCCATTCATAAGCTTCTGTTTCTGGGTATGGTATCAATGGGAAGAATTGTGCATCATCTGGATCTAGTTTCTTAGCAAATTCTATTGTTTTCTTTATTGTTTCTCTTGTTTCTCCTGGTAAACCAAGGATAAAGCATCCGTGAACCATTAAACCAGCCTTCTTAGCATTTCTTGAAAATTCGAGAGATTGTTGAAGTGTAATTCCTTTATGAGAGTTGTTGAGTATTTCCTGAACCCCGCTCTCATAACCTGGTATTATTAAACGACAGCCAGCTTTTTTCATCAATTTCATTGTCCGGAGATCTAGATTTACCCTGACGTTGGCCCACCATTTTATTTTCTTGTTGATGCCTTTTT
The Candidatus Aenigmatarchaeota archaeon genome window above contains:
- a CDS encoding GDP-mannose 4,6-dehydratase, translated to MNKPEIWVTGSRGFIGSNFINWVKKHKIKFNEFRGDIRNNNDVFKMKYADLIFNFAGPSSISESVSLPEKYIETNIFGTFNLLELARKYPIKKLILISSVEVYGNSLKVDENSPLIPENPYASSKASADILAITYFKLYKIPVVILRLSNQYGPMQGTNKLIPNLITNALKGKPLKIFGDGEKKKFWLYVDDTLEAIWMAANKKNVEGEIFNIVGKDHLSVLEIAEIIRNMINPKIKIKYISKKSFDSSVQKFDNFKTKIKLGWEPKTPINVGLKKTINWYKSIN
- a CDS encoding glycosyltransferase, with translation MKVSIITPFVVPNRKVLNMLKSCKKQTYKNIEILAVSEKTDLKMDGIKSIYVPHEKDVGKKRNIGAKEAKGEILFFVDCDCVLMPDTVQKLVEIFKEKGTDAVTGKPIAPIKGKILGIVTGWEYEDRFDEMGENFVDVAATTCLGVKRSAFLDIGGFDVYSEKDLAVGEDWDFSVRFRKRGYKIFHTNKVIVIHDHGDETLRHWLKRRIQHSKYRIVHLKKYGKSFDQYSSFRMMVESTIFLSVPIMFRILKKRRDFRVFILPFFAFLRNIAWSIGVISGFIEFRRRSIISSK